Proteins co-encoded in one Montipora capricornis isolate CH-2021 chromosome 12, ASM3666992v2, whole genome shotgun sequence genomic window:
- the LOC138026546 gene encoding uncharacterized protein — protein MSGIHLPDIGKLGIHIATGMKDKKKVAPSNMAESARFRAISTRIDNEKHERRRVLKTEERKMKLKKYNIDKRRRDIQRNKKVDSKFNIDIKSRKRSFPPLITYRKTVCEQNENLKEGEKEVDRYANFDCSQTFGIFPIREDSRCLDNKESCKTEIRKIILPQIETETRVRRKTSSSSSKRKTETTADDENAARDDMISKHNSGGSSKLDDPVLRGISLAVKSKQVTAEACIFKKDVDAVEFSVRHGLQGKEASQEEIQATSRIDLNDKLLNEETGSDLGHVDIINSSANPFNHLLVEAQRRKIVHELNFEEAFRTIRTCRYLRTPSRKERESHDQ, from the coding sequence ATGTCCGGAATCCACCTACCGGATATTGGAAAACTGGGAATTCACATTGCAACTGGaatgaaagacaagaaaaaggTTGCCCCAAGCAACATGGCAGAGAGCGCAAGATTTCGAGCAATATCCACAAGAATTGACAATGAAAAACACGAGAGAAGACGAGTTCTAAAGACAGAAGAAAGAAAGATGAAGCTCAAAAAATACAACATTGACAAACGTCGACGTGATATCCAGAGAAATAAGAAGGTGGACAGCAAATTTAATATTGACATTAAAAGTAGAAAACGCTCGTTTCCGCCTTTGATTACTTATCGTAAGACGGTTTGCGAACAAAATGAGAACTTGAAGGAAGGTGAAAAAGAAGTCGACCGGTATGCGAACTTTGACTGCAGTCAGACGTTTGGGATATTTCCGATTCGGGAAGATTCTCGATGTTTGGATAATAAAGAAAGTTGCAAAACTGAAATACGAAAAATCATTCTGCCACAAATCGAAACAGAAACCCGAGTGAGACGAAAGACAAGCTCCTCATCGTCTAAGAGAAAAACTGAAACGACAGCGGATGACGAAAATGCGGCAAGGGATGATATGATCTCAAAACACAACTCTGGGGGATCAAGCAAATTAGATGACCCAGTTTTACGTGGCATTAGTTTGGCAGTGAAATCAAAACAAGTAACTGCGGAAGCTTGTATTTTCAAGAAAGACGTGGATGCGGTGGAGTTTTCCGTACGGCATGGATTGCAAGGAAAGGAAGCATCACAAGAAGAAATCCAGGCAACAAGCCGGATAGATTTGAATGACAAATTACTGAACGAAGAAACTGGCTCAGACCTTGGTCATGTTGACATTATAAATTCTTCTGCAAACCCGTTTAATCATTTGCTTGTCGAAGCACAGAGGAGAAAAATTGTACATGAATTGAATTTTGAGGAAGCCTTTCGAACCATCAGAACCTGTCGCTATTTAAGAACACCGAGCCGTAAGGAGAGGGAATCACATGACCAGTGA